A stretch of DNA from Lodderomyces elongisporus chromosome 4, complete sequence:
ATATTGTTTAAAgactattcttttttagttttcttaattctttttgggtgttttttatgttttgcCATGTTTTCGATTGATTGTAaaatttcttcttgaaTCGTGTATATGAAAAATCTATGAATATCTGCTTGCATGGGGGggaaaggggaaaaaagcCGCACAGACAccgtgtatgtatatagtGTAAGGGGTTTCCTTCCGTCTATAGTGATTTTGATCAGTTATTTCTAGGAatcttgattttttatCTTATCGCATTTATAGTTGAACGTTTCGGCTGCTACACCATTTGATTATTCTGCATTCAAGACTTTAAATTGATAAACTGACCATTACACATATATTATTGGAATATCTCAAACCAGCCTTCGATTTTGATCATTTAAAACCCGAGAATAGTAGatcaaaaacttgaaataAACGAATACAAcatagaagaagaaagaaagaaagaagaattaaCATAAAGTATCTTTCAACAAACAATTACTTCTTAGATTATGTCACGACACCCATATCAAAAGCGTCTTTTAAAAGAGTATCAATCGTTATCTCGATCTCAACTACCAGGAATAACACTTGTATCAAGTGACGACAATTTGACTAGCTACATTTTCCAACTCTGCCTCTCCAATCATACATTATACCCCTCGAACTATTATTTATCTATAAAAATCACTGATGAGTACCCCGTGGACTCGCCGCTGGTGAAATTCATTAAATATGCAGACATTTCAGCTGATTTGGATGAGACTAGGTCAGACGATGTGCCCACACTGGTAATACCTGTGCATCCACATATTTATTCCAACGGCCATATTTGTTTGAACTTGTTGGGTGATGACTGGACACCGGCATGTTCGATTGAGAGCATATTATTGAGTATACAGAGTATGTTGGATACAAATGTGTTGGATGAGAGGCCACCGGATAACGATAATTACGTAAGTCACGCTCCCGACGATCCTAAAAGGACGAGGTTCATTTACCACGATGATAACGTGTAACAAAGAGTCAATGTTTTACTAGCAAGAAAGTTCAGGGTCGTGTAAACATAtgaatgtatatatatatatgtgtgtgtgtgtaaacGTGTGTAAATGTGTGTAAATGTGTGTAAATGTGTGTAAatacatgtatatgtatattcaacaaaaacagatcAAGATGATTTGATTTAATCACAATACACCTGTTTTGACCCAActtgatttgattttacTGAAAATAATTTGTTCAACCTGACCTGTTTTGTCTGGACATGTCTATTATATTAAAATACCGTAATATTCGGCTCTAGCGTATACTTGACTTAATTGTGGCCACTGTACAATAAACCTATCAGCGATGGGTAAAATCAATTTCCCACTAAGGCTCAATCGGTTGACTCTGGCCAAGCTCTCTACATATATGATTTTGGTGGCGCATAAGCCCATGAATTTatagaaaaacaaaatgtaggctatgggaatGCACGTACCGGGTCCATTGACGAGCAAAATATCAGGcttgttgaaaaataacACAACCGATGCCACGATGAACGAATATACTGTAGTAAACACCGATGTGAAGTATGACTGTCCCACTTTTCTAGCTCGTGGAACACTTAGATATGTCACTTTGGATCGAGAGTGTTGTGTATCACAACTACTACTCTTGGTAGTTTCTATCAGTTTCATTTGTATTTCTGCCAGTTTAACTTGGTCCAAGGATCGTGTATCGCCAGATGAATATATCCAAGTTCTTTGTAGGCTCAGCAAATCGAGTTTTGAAagcatcttcatcatttcTCCCGTGTGACCACCAGAACCTAGGAATACGGCAATGCTCGAATCTGATCGTGAAACTTTGGCTAATGTTTTACCAGAGTTGAGATGTAGTGGTTTATTTGTATTAATTGATTTCAGTAGACGTAAACATGGTAGAATGCGTATTAATCTGATTAGCGCTATAGTGATAGGTATTGAGGTTAAAACCACGgcacaacaaaagaatgtTTCGAGACTCGAGATAATCATGAGAAGGACCCAGCAGATTATGTAAATGGAGCAAACAAGTGTAAATAAACACATCAAATGTGCATAGTTATTCGCTAGTGTAGTATAATAAGTTGGTACTGCAGTATATAcggttatatatatatatatgtgtgtgtgtgtgtgtgtgtctgtgttcTCTTGTTATTGTCTAACGTGGGCGGGGtttgaattgaaaattgtCAAATTTGGTTCTTGAACCTTTGAGCTCTGGAGCTTTTGAACAATAATCAATCCcaaataataaacaaagTAGTTTATTGACAATTGGGGCTAGATTTAAATTCCAAATGCACAGATTGCGTCAGAGTTTGTTGATTATATTGCAATTAAAATTGTTTCAGCCTACATTGAAATTAAGTCTCGCGAGGTTTACTCCTCCACTATGTTTTGAGATgcataaaaaagaaacagaataaTTGTTTACGGGTATAACACCAAGAAGCGAAAGAAGAtttaaccaaaaaaacagtTGTCAAATACTTAAAGGACAAAgtagagaaaaagaatagattTGTATGAAAAAAGTGGTATCTAgggaaaaagaaccaaataCCTGTGGATTTCTTCAAAAGAGTAAAGTTCAGAAGACTGCTGTACACCTCCTCGCCCTCgccctcccccccccctccgCTCTCCAATCCCAATCTTGTTGacccaaacaaaaaatttaataaaaTTCTTAAATTATTGGTCAAAATTTTTCGTGAGATCAGCCAGAATATACTAAGATGAGCTTGtaaatttcttcttttaataATGTTAGTAAACCTCTAcccaccaaaaaaaaaaacaataatattaacaataaaaaaaaaaaaaatacccATATATTCCTATTCTTCAAATGGCATTTTAAAATTCAGTGTTAAAAAGCTCTGAAATTATTAATTTATCAACACGGTTTTTTTTCAGGTGAAGAAAttcgttgttgttataaATAATCGATTCATCAATTTAAAAtgctcaattttttttgaatggAATAGTTAGGGATAATTGACCTCTTGTATAACATACACTTGATATGCGATGTGATCAAATCCACACACTTCTCAAGCTTGATTAGGCAATCAATTGAGAATGTTGAGCATATTTGATCGATGCactgatgaagaagaatactAAAGAAGTagtaaaaggaaaaattgaacaaaaagaagaagaaaagtgggaaaaaaaaaaggaaaaggaaaggaagcATATAAATAGTATTCAATTAATTTACAGAACAAATTTTTCTATTAGTGATGAGATCTGGTCtgtctatatatatatgtgctACCAAGTgtacttcttctttaaaagctctttttttctctgtttttttttctatgttttttctcttttcgcGTCTTGTTTTATTCTCCTCGTTCTTCCACATGGATTCCCTCACTTGCTTCCCCCTAATTTGAACTCCTCGGTACCAAATGGACCGACTCCTACTACGCGAATTGTTTGAGCTGCGCCACGCTGCTCCATGATTACTTCTCCCCTCCTCCTTCCCTTCCCTTCCCTTTCCTTCCCAATCCCAACCTCTTAATTACACACTCGCCTCAAACgatattttaattttttcctctatttttttctctattttgtttataCGAAACAGTAGAGGATTGTTAAAACAGAAATATTACACACGCACTCACTCAAACAGTGTGTGAGATGCAC
This window harbors:
- the ALG14 gene encoding UDP-N-acetylglucosamine transferase subunit (BUSCO:EOG092643QM), producing MIISSLETFFCCAVVLTSIPITIALIRLIRILPCLRLSKSINTNKPLHLNSGKTLAKVSRSDSSIAVFLGSGGHTGEMMKMLSKLDLSSLQRTWIYSSGDTRSLDQVKSAEIQMKSIETTKSSSCDTQHSRSKVTYLSVPRARKVGQSYFTSVFTTVYSFIVASVVLFFNKPDILLVNGPGTCIPIAYILFFYKFMGLCATKIIYVESLARVNRLSLSGKLILPIADRFIVQWPQLSQVYARAEYYGILI